In Chitinophagaceae bacterium, one DNA window encodes the following:
- a CDS encoding bile acid:sodium symporter family protein: MFLSIQDIQLNYNESAGWLLNIILAFVMLGVALGLKISDFKQVMLFPKAFLTGVFAQFILLPFLTLCLVLLWNPHPAIALGMFLVAACPGGNVSNFISRLAGANTALSISLTATATALSAFMTPINFVFWGSLYEPSSLLMRSIEMDVWQLFVSIFLVLALPLTMGLIITRLFPLFAQKAGKAIRLISFFVFVLFIVIAFSANYRNFIDFIDYVFGLVLIHNFLALFGGFLLATLNGLSMKDKKSITIETGIQNSGLGLLIIFSFFGGMGGMAIVAAWWGIWHIIAGLLISFVFSRIKS; the protein is encoded by the coding sequence TTGTTCTTAAGCATACAAGATATTCAACTCAACTACAATGAAAGCGCAGGCTGGTTATTAAATATAATACTGGCTTTTGTAATGCTAGGGGTGGCTTTGGGGTTAAAAATATCTGATTTTAAGCAGGTAATGTTATTTCCTAAAGCTTTTCTGACAGGTGTTTTTGCACAATTTATTTTACTGCCATTCCTTACCTTATGTTTGGTGCTTCTTTGGAACCCTCATCCTGCCATAGCTTTAGGGATGTTTTTAGTAGCTGCATGTCCCGGGGGAAATGTTTCTAATTTTATAAGCAGATTGGCCGGTGCCAATACAGCACTTTCAATATCTCTGACGGCTACAGCAACCGCTTTAAGTGCTTTTATGACACCAATCAATTTTGTATTTTGGGGAAGTCTTTACGAGCCTTCGTCATTATTGATGCGCTCAATTGAAATGGATGTTTGGCAACTTTTTGTATCTATATTTTTGGTGCTGGCACTTCCTCTGACAATGGGTTTAATTATTACCAGATTATTCCCCTTATTTGCTCAAAAAGCAGGAAAAGCAATTCGCTTAATATCTTTTTTTGTTTTTGTTCTATTTATAGTAATAGCTTTTTCTGCTAATTACAGAAATTTTATAGATTTTATTGACTATGTTTTTGGGTTGGTTTTAATTCATAATTTTTTAGCACTTTTTGGAGGATTTTTATTAGCAACGCTCAATGGTTTAAGTATGAAAGACAAAAAATCAATCACAATAGAAACCGGAATTCAAAATAGTGGACTTGGTTTATTAATCATTTTTTCATTTTTCGGGGGCATGGGTGGAATGGCAATTGTAGCTGCCTGGTGGGGCATTTGGCATATTATTGCCGGTTTACTGATATCTTTTGTGTTTTCAAGAATTAAATCCTGA
- a CDS encoding NAD(P)/FAD-dependent oxidoreductase, with product MIDDDNHKNKLAIADEVYDLIVVGGGAAGFFTAIRTKEHNPSMKVLILEKSDKILSKVRISGGGRCNVTHNCFNNTELLKAYPRGNRFLKKVFPEFGVKETVNWFEKNGVPLKIEKDGRMFPVSDNSADIINCFLKKCNQHSIEIVLKSPVSGIKKQDELFYIQTKNKTYTARKLMVAVGGYTKIEQYKWIQELGHKIINPVPSLFTFNIPEKKLHNLAGVSLENSEVFLENSKFTSSGPLLITHWGLSGPAILKLSSLAAEYLNEKKYNFNIRVNWNKDFTEKFLSEKMENFQKTHKNKKIRNTSIEPIPNRLWLYLLEKVLQGKDKSWGELAKKEKNKLIEILFRSPYNVEGKTTFKEEFVTCGGIDLQEINSKNMESTLHKDLYFSGEILNIDAVTGGYNFQAAWSCAAIAAKHIAQLNNNGKSTTR from the coding sequence ATGATAGACGATGACAACCATAAAAATAAACTTGCAATAGCTGACGAAGTCTATGACTTGATAGTCGTTGGAGGAGGAGCTGCCGGTTTTTTCACTGCTATACGGACTAAAGAACACAATCCTTCGATGAAAGTATTGATATTGGAAAAGTCTGATAAGATTCTATCAAAAGTTCGGATTTCCGGTGGAGGAAGATGCAATGTAACGCACAACTGTTTTAATAATACTGAATTGCTCAAAGCCTATCCACGGGGTAACCGCTTTCTGAAAAAGGTTTTTCCAGAGTTTGGTGTAAAAGAAACGGTAAATTGGTTTGAGAAAAATGGAGTCCCCCTAAAAATCGAGAAAGACGGTCGTATGTTTCCGGTTTCGGATAATTCTGCAGATATTATTAACTGTTTTTTAAAAAAATGTAATCAGCATTCAATTGAGATTGTGCTAAAAAGCCCCGTATCCGGTATTAAAAAGCAAGATGAGCTATTTTATATTCAAACGAAAAATAAGACTTATACTGCACGAAAGTTAATGGTTGCTGTGGGTGGTTATACCAAAATTGAACAGTATAAGTGGATACAAGAGCTCGGACATAAAATAATAAACCCTGTACCATCTCTTTTTACTTTTAACATACCCGAAAAAAAATTACATAATCTGGCAGGTGTGTCTCTTGAAAATTCAGAGGTTTTTCTTGAAAATAGTAAATTTACTTCAAGCGGCCCTCTCCTAATCACTCATTGGGGCTTGAGTGGACCGGCTATTTTAAAATTGTCTTCATTAGCTGCTGAATATTTGAATGAAAAAAAGTATAACTTTAATATACGAGTAAACTGGAATAAGGACTTTACAGAAAAATTTCTCAGTGAAAAAATGGAAAATTTTCAGAAAACACATAAAAACAAAAAGATTCGTAACACTTCAATAGAGCCTATTCCAAACAGGCTTTGGCTTTATTTGCTTGAAAAAGTTCTGCAAGGAAAAGATAAAAGCTGGGGTGAGTTGGCAAAAAAAGAAAAGAATAAATTAATTGAGATTTTGTTTCGCAGCCCTTATAATGTTGAAGGTAAAACAACTTTTAAAGAAGAGTTTGTCACCTGTGGAGGAATAGATTTACAAGAGATAAATTCTAAAAATATGGAAAGTACTCTCCATAAAGATTTGTATTTTTCCGGTGAAATTCTGAATATAGACGCAGTAACCGGAGGGTATAATTTTCAGGCGGCATGGTCATGTGCGGCTATAGCTGCAAAACATATTGCACAACTGAATAACAATGGAAAAAGTACGACTAGATAA
- a CDS encoding RNA-binding S4 domain-containing protein, with the protein MEKVRLDKWLWAVRIFKSRSIASEACNGGKVKVDGNSVKPAFTLKGSEKLMIRKNKANMELKVLNLIEKRVSADKAANCYELIKLTQDEENAGIYQKYPNREKGEGRPTKKDRRNLGKYLDK; encoded by the coding sequence ATGGAAAAAGTACGACTAGATAAATGGTTATGGGCAGTTCGGATTTTTAAATCCAGATCAATAGCTTCTGAAGCCTGCAATGGTGGAAAAGTAAAGGTTGACGGAAATTCTGTCAAACCGGCTTTTACTTTAAAGGGAAGTGAAAAATTAATGATTCGAAAAAATAAAGCGAATATGGAGCTGAAAGTTTTGAATCTTATTGAAAAGAGGGTCTCTGCTGATAAAGCAGCAAATTGCTATGAACTGATAAAGCTCACTCAGGATGAGGAAAATGCGGGAATCTATCAAAAATATCCAAACAGAGAAAAAGGAGAGGGGCGTCCAACCAAAAAAGACCGTAGAAACCTGGGAAAGTATTTAGATAAATAA
- the alr gene encoding alanine racemase, giving the protein MKHTSYLEIDKSAFKKNLNFFKKLLGPGVLFSSVVKSNAYGHGIKEYVTMAKSCGVKHFSVFSAHEAQEVIETGVCDEDADIMIMGYLEDVEIKWAIEQDIEIYIFHLERLKYAIKMAEKLNKKARIHIEVETGLNRTGIDYDELDDLIPLVQENADKLILKGLCTHFGGAESIGNYFRIMQQIETYKKIKEKLSSHELSFEYYHQVSSAGVFSYPEAIGNMVRIGIAQYGLWPSREVYMSYITKNKLKSDPLKRLISWKSKVMEIKNVKAGDFVGYGMSYMAPKNIKVALVPVGYAYGYSRSLSNLGRVLLHGRRIGVIGTINMNMMAINITDVPNVNLGDEVVLVGRQGRQEISIGSFGEMSNQLNYELLSRLPTKIPRYIIEKQKPI; this is encoded by the coding sequence ATGAAGCATACATCTTATTTAGAAATTGATAAATCGGCATTTAAAAAGAATTTAAATTTCTTCAAAAAACTCTTAGGTCCCGGCGTACTGTTTTCTTCCGTAGTAAAATCAAATGCTTACGGTCATGGCATTAAAGAGTATGTAACTATGGCAAAATCTTGTGGAGTAAAACACTTTTCAGTTTTTTCAGCACATGAAGCCCAGGAGGTTATAGAAACCGGTGTTTGCGATGAGGATGCTGACATTATGATTATGGGTTATCTTGAAGATGTAGAAATTAAATGGGCTATTGAGCAGGATATCGAAATTTATATTTTTCATCTTGAACGATTGAAATACGCCATTAAAATGGCCGAAAAGCTTAATAAAAAAGCCAGAATCCACATTGAGGTTGAAACAGGCTTAAACAGAACCGGTATTGATTATGATGAACTGGACGACTTGATTCCTTTAGTACAGGAAAATGCTGATAAATTGATTTTAAAAGGTCTGTGTACTCATTTTGGAGGAGCTGAAAGTATTGGCAACTACTTTCGTATAATGCAGCAAATTGAGACGTATAAGAAAATTAAAGAAAAGCTTTCTTCTCATGAACTTAGTTTTGAGTATTATCATCAGGTGAGTTCTGCGGGTGTTTTTAGTTATCCGGAAGCTATCGGAAATATGGTCCGAATTGGAATTGCTCAATACGGCCTTTGGCCGAGCAGAGAAGTTTATATGTCTTACATTACTAAAAATAAACTAAAAAGTGACCCTTTAAAAAGGCTAATCAGCTGGAAAAGTAAAGTTATGGAGATTAAAAATGTGAAAGCCGGAGATTTTGTCGGTTATGGCATGAGTTATATGGCTCCAAAAAATATTAAAGTTGCTTTGGTTCCGGTAGGTTACGCCTACGGATATAGCCGCTCATTAAGTAATTTGGGCCGGGTTCTTTTACATGGAAGAAGAATTGGAGTCATTGGTACGATTAACATGAATATGATGGCAATAAATATCACAGATGTGCCTAATGTAAATTTAGGAGATGAAGTGGTGCTGGTAGGTAGACAAGGAAGACAAGAGATATCAATCGGGTCATTCGGAGAAATGAGTAATCAGCTCAATTATGAACTTTTGAGTCGTCTTCCAACCAAAATTCCCCGGTATATTATTGAAAAACAAAAGCCGATTTAA
- a CDS encoding glutamate--tRNA ligase: MSDKNKIRVRFAPSPTGPLHIGGVRTALYNYLFAKHNGGTFILRIEDTDQTRYIEGAEKYIIESLEWCGIKCDEGPHVGGNYGPYRQSERKDTYRVHAENLVAKGHAYYAFDTPEELEAMRERLKGQGVPSPQYNHLSREYMRNSLTLSADETQKLIADGTPYVIRIKMPRNEEVKFEDVIRSWIVFQTNQLDDKVLYKSDGMPTYHLANVVDDYNMEISHVIRGEEWLPSAPLHVMLYKYLGWEDKMPRFAHVPLILRPDGKGKLSKRDGDKLGVPVFPLDWEDPTSKEKAMGFREQGYLKESFLNILLFLGWNPGTEKEIYQLDEMIQDFSLERVGKAGAKFDVDKAKWFNQQHLKIKSNEDLLELVKPYLNDTIKQKPEQFLLKFIELMKERATSPQDFYESGKYFFGLPESYDEKMIAKKWNDKTEVFFKELLDQLSSSAMFDATQFENQLKVLMDKQQMKMGEVLPVLRIMLSGTMQGPPVFELAELLGKEVVEERIKHAIVSFPALIN, encoded by the coding sequence ATGTCAGATAAAAATAAAATAAGAGTTCGTTTTGCTCCAAGCCCTACAGGACCTTTACACATTGGTGGAGTGAGAACAGCATTATATAACTACTTATTTGCGAAGCATAATGGAGGGACTTTCATTCTTAGAATTGAAGATACAGATCAGACGCGCTATATAGAAGGTGCAGAGAAATATATCATAGAATCACTGGAATGGTGCGGTATAAAATGTGATGAAGGACCTCATGTTGGCGGGAATTATGGACCTTACAGACAATCTGAACGAAAAGATACTTACCGGGTTCATGCTGAAAATTTAGTGGCAAAAGGACATGCCTATTATGCATTTGATACCCCGGAAGAATTGGAAGCCATGAGAGAAAGGCTCAAGGGGCAGGGTGTTCCTTCGCCTCAATACAATCATCTTTCAAGAGAATATATGCGAAACAGTTTAACCCTGTCAGCAGATGAAACCCAAAAATTGATAGCAGATGGCACGCCCTATGTTATCCGAATCAAAATGCCCCGAAACGAAGAAGTTAAGTTTGAGGATGTAATCCGCTCATGGATAGTTTTTCAGACCAATCAGCTTGATGACAAAGTTTTGTACAAATCTGATGGAATGCCCACTTATCATTTGGCCAATGTGGTGGATGATTATAATATGGAGATATCTCATGTAATAAGAGGAGAAGAATGGTTACCATCCGCTCCGCTTCATGTAATGTTGTATAAATATTTGGGATGGGAAGACAAAATGCCTCGTTTCGCTCATGTACCTTTAATTCTAAGACCTGACGGAAAAGGAAAATTAAGTAAAAGAGATGGTGACAAGCTGGGTGTTCCGGTATTTCCACTCGATTGGGAAGATCCTACATCTAAGGAAAAAGCAATGGGTTTTCGTGAGCAGGGCTATTTAAAAGAGTCTTTTTTAAATATTTTATTGTTTTTGGGATGGAATCCCGGTACAGAAAAGGAAATTTATCAGTTAGATGAAATGATTCAGGATTTTAGTCTGGAAAGAGTGGGTAAGGCCGGAGCAAAATTTGACGTAGACAAAGCTAAGTGGTTTAATCAGCAACACTTAAAAATAAAATCAAATGAAGACTTACTTGAATTGGTAAAACCCTATTTGAATGATACTATCAAACAAAAACCGGAGCAGTTTTTACTGAAGTTTATTGAGTTGATGAAAGAAAGAGCAACTTCACCACAGGATTTTTATGAATCCGGGAAGTATTTCTTTGGCTTACCTGAGAGTTATGATGAAAAAATGATTGCTAAAAAATGGAATGATAAAACCGAAGTCTTTTTTAAAGAGTTGCTTGATCAATTGAGTAGTTCAGCCATGTTTGATGCAACACAGTTTGAAAACCAGTTAAAAGTACTTATGGACAAGCAACAAATGAAAATGGGGGAGGTTTTGCCGGTTTTGCGAATAATGCTTTCGGGCACTATGCAGGGACCACCGGTTTTTGAATTAGCTGAACTACTGGGAAAAGAAGTTGTTGAAGAAAGAATAAAACATGCTATAGTATCATTTCCGGCGTTGATTAATTAA
- a CDS encoding cobalamin B12-binding domain-containing protein encodes MKRPVRVLVAKIGLDGHDRGAKIIASALKDAGMEVIYTGLRQTPEMVVQAAMQEDVDAIGVSILSGAHMTVFPKLIQIMKDKGVDDILLTGGGIIPENDIIKLKEMGVDELFQPGTPTVNIANYIYEKVNQKRKK; translated from the coding sequence ATGAAAAGACCTGTAAGAGTATTAGTTGCAAAAATTGGACTTGACGGTCATGACCGGGGAGCGAAAATTATTGCTTCTGCATTGAAAGATGCCGGTATGGAAGTAATTTATACAGGATTAAGGCAAACCCCAGAGATGGTTGTTCAGGCAGCAATGCAGGAAGATGTTGATGCTATTGGCGTGAGTATTTTATCAGGAGCCCACATGACTGTCTTTCCAAAGCTTATCCAAATTATGAAAGATAAAGGAGTTGATGATATTTTATTGACCGGAGGTGGAATAATACCTGAAAATGATATTATAAAATTAAAAGAAATGGGCGTGGATGAACTTTTCCAACCCGGAACCCCAACGGTTAATATTGCCAATTATATTTATGAAAAAGTTAATCAAAAACGAAAAAAATGA
- a CDS encoding enoyl-CoA hydratase produces MTDITQLLIEKDNGIAVVTINKEQKMNALNRKLVEELNHVFTELKQDKEVVGVILTGKGQKAFAAGADISEFTGLDESQAYNMSKEGHDTFNLIENFPKPVIAAVNGFALGGGCELAMACHFRYASENAKFGQPEVNLGIVPGYGGTQRLIALVGRGRAAELMMTGNMIDAQEAYRIGLVNKVTDIENLLEASKKTINTIAAKAPLAVTGVIECVNAFSDRTLDGMERERNVFAGCASTEDFKEGATAFMEKRKANFKGA; encoded by the coding sequence ATGACAGATATTACACAATTACTTATTGAAAAAGACAATGGAATAGCGGTAGTTACCATAAATAAAGAGCAAAAAATGAATGCTTTAAACCGCAAATTAGTTGAAGAACTTAATCATGTTTTTACGGAGTTAAAGCAAGACAAAGAAGTGGTGGGTGTTATACTTACCGGGAAAGGCCAAAAAGCTTTTGCTGCCGGTGCAGATATAAGTGAGTTCACCGGATTGGATGAGTCTCAGGCTTATAATATGAGTAAAGAAGGACATGATACTTTTAATTTAATAGAAAATTTTCCCAAGCCGGTAATTGCTGCTGTAAATGGCTTTGCATTAGGTGGAGGTTGTGAATTAGCAATGGCCTGTCACTTTAGATATGCTTCTGAAAATGCAAAGTTTGGACAGCCGGAAGTAAATCTGGGTATAGTGCCCGGTTATGGTGGTACTCAGCGCTTGATTGCTTTAGTTGGAAGGGGAAGAGCAGCTGAGCTAATGATGACCGGTAATATGATTGATGCGCAGGAAGCCTATCGAATTGGATTGGTCAATAAAGTTACAGATATAGAAAACCTGTTGGAAGCTTCAAAGAAAACGATAAATACGATAGCTGCAAAAGCTCCTTTAGCAGTTACCGGTGTGATAGAGTGTGTTAATGCATTTAGTGACAGAACCCTGGATGGAATGGAAAGAGAAAGAAATGTTTTTGCCGGTTGTGCATCAACAGAAGATTTTAAAGAGGGAGCTACCGCCTTTATGGAAAAAAGAAAAGCAAATTTTAAAGGAGCATAG
- the fumC gene encoding class II fumarate hydratase — translation MDYRIEKDTLGELKVAADKYWGAQTQRSIQNFPIGNDNMPIEIIRGFAVLKKAAAITNHQAGILDEEKKNLIVEVCDEILSGKLDDQFPLVVWQTGSGTQSNMNVNEVIANRAHVLAGGKLTDSVKKIHPNDDVNKSQSSNDTFPTAMHIAAYTLIVRNTLPNIALLRNVLQEKAEKNMHIVKIGRTHFMDATPLTLGQEFSGYVSQLDHAIKTISNSLDHLAELALGGTAVGTGINTPENYAENVAEVIADLTGLPFRTAENKFEALAAHDAIVECSGALKTAAVSLMKIGNDIRMLCSGPRCGIGEINIPANEPGSSIMPGKVNPTQAEALTMVCAQVLGNDVAINVGGTNGHFELNVFKPMMIFNLLNSARLLGDASKAFNDNCAAGIEPNLERIDTNLKNSLMLVTALNPVIGYENAAKIAKKAHAENKTLKEAAMELELIDAAKFDKVVDPAKMIGKIKE, via the coding sequence ATGGATTACAGAATTGAAAAAGATACCTTAGGTGAACTTAAAGTTGCAGCAGATAAATATTGGGGAGCTCAAACGCAGCGCTCAATTCAAAATTTTCCGATTGGAAATGATAATATGCCGATTGAGATTATCAGAGGTTTTGCTGTTTTGAAGAAAGCTGCAGCTATAACTAACCATCAAGCAGGTATTTTAGATGAGGAAAAGAAAAACCTGATTGTAGAAGTTTGCGATGAAATTTTAAGTGGAAAGCTTGACGATCAGTTTCCGTTAGTTGTATGGCAGACCGGTTCCGGAACTCAGAGCAATATGAACGTAAATGAAGTGATTGCAAACAGAGCACATGTTTTAGCCGGTGGAAAGCTAACGGATTCGGTTAAAAAAATTCATCCGAATGATGATGTAAATAAATCTCAGTCTTCTAACGATACTTTCCCAACAGCTATGCATATTGCGGCTTATACATTAATCGTCAGAAACACCTTGCCAAATATAGCTTTGCTTAGAAATGTTTTGCAGGAAAAGGCAGAGAAAAACATGCATATAGTAAAAATTGGCCGGACACACTTTATGGATGCAACTCCATTGACATTAGGACAGGAGTTTAGCGGATATGTGTCGCAATTGGATCATGCAATAAAAACCATCAGTAATTCATTAGACCACCTGGCAGAACTGGCATTAGGTGGAACTGCAGTAGGGACAGGAATTAACACACCGGAAAACTATGCAGAAAATGTAGCAGAAGTGATTGCAGACTTAACGGGACTTCCTTTTCGCACAGCAGAAAATAAATTTGAAGCTTTAGCAGCTCATGATGCTATAGTTGAATGTTCCGGAGCCTTAAAAACAGCAGCTGTTAGTTTAATGAAAATTGGAAATGATATCAGAATGTTATGCTCCGGTCCACGCTGTGGAATTGGTGAAATAAATATTCCTGCCAATGAACCCGGCTCATCTATAATGCCCGGAAAGGTAAACCCGACTCAGGCAGAGGCATTGACAATGGTTTGCGCTCAGGTGCTGGGAAATGATGTAGCTATAAATGTTGGTGGTACAAATGGACATTTTGAATTGAATGTGTTTAAGCCCATGATGATTTTTAATTTGCTGAATTCAGCCAGACTTTTGGGAGATGCCTCAAAAGCTTTTAATGACAACTGTGCAGCCGGTATTGAACCCAATCTTGAGCGTATTGACACTAACTTAAAGAACTCTTTGATGTTAGTTACTGCCCTAAATCCGGTTATTGGCTATGAAAATGCAGCTAAAATTGCCAAAAAAGCTCATGCTGAAAATAAAACCTTGAAAGAAGCAGCTATGGAATTGGAGTTAATTGATGCAGCTAAATTTGATAAAGTAGTAGACCCTGCAAAAATGATTGGAAAAATTAAAGAATAG